In Rheinheimera sp. MM224, one DNA window encodes the following:
- a CDS encoding DUF192 domain-containing protein: MNYLLSAVFALSFSVAAVEEIQFEKEWIKVGHLELEVELALTTEQRARGLMYRDKVENGMLFIYDEERILSFWMRNTKVPLDIAYIKADWTIEPVQFLYPYDEKGKKSKGPAIGALEMPQGWFKAQGLAAGTKIIRCGKTCD; the protein is encoded by the coding sequence ATGAACTATCTGTTATCCGCTGTTTTTGCTTTAAGTTTTTCTGTGGCCGCTGTTGAAGAAATCCAGTTCGAAAAAGAATGGATCAAAGTCGGCCATCTTGAATTAGAAGTAGAACTAGCCTTAACCACAGAGCAACGCGCCCGTGGTCTGATGTACCGCGATAAAGTAGAAAATGGCATGTTATTTATTTACGATGAAGAACGGATATTGTCGTTCTGGATGCGTAACACCAAAGTGCCGCTGGATATCGCTTATATCAAAGCAGACTGGACTATAGAACCTGTTCAGTTCCTTTATCCCTATGATGAAAAAGGTAAAAAATCTAAAGGCCCTGCCATAGGTGCCTTGGAAATGCCTCAAGGCTGGTTTAAAGCCCAAGGATTAGCAGCGGGCACTAAGATTATCCGTTGTGGTAAGACGTGCGATTAA
- a CDS encoding CcdB family protein, which yields MAQFDVYANPSNHSKAYYPYLVDIQSAVLTELATRIVIPLGRGSAFGGEAMKGLTPQISFDGEELLLLTPQIAAVPEKQLRNPVGSLAHFRDQIVAALDLAITGI from the coding sequence ATGGCTCAGTTTGATGTGTATGCTAATCCCAGTAACCACAGCAAAGCCTATTATCCTTATCTGGTTGATATTCAAAGTGCGGTACTTACCGAGCTTGCTACCCGTATTGTGATTCCTTTGGGCAGGGGTTCAGCTTTTGGTGGCGAGGCAATGAAGGGGCTTACACCGCAGATAAGTTTCGATGGTGAAGAGTTATTGTTACTCACGCCACAAATTGCTGCGGTGCCAGAAAAGCAGTTGAGGAATCCGGTAGGTTCTCTCGCGCATTTTAGAGATCAGATTGTCGCGGCTTTGGATCTTGCTATTACTGGTATTTAA
- a CDS encoding type II toxin-antitoxin system CcdA family antitoxin — translation MADLYDVTAPKKAANLSVNSDLLLKTRALNINLSATLERALKEELAKYEAAQWVEENRAAIKSYNEFVEQHGCFGDEFRSF, via the coding sequence ATGGCCGATCTTTATGATGTAACAGCACCCAAAAAAGCCGCGAATCTTTCAGTGAATAGTGATCTGTTGCTTAAAACACGGGCTTTGAACATCAATCTTTCCGCCACCCTGGAGCGAGCACTGAAAGAAGAGTTGGCGAAATACGAAGCTGCTCAGTGGGTTGAAGAAAACCGTGCAGCCATTAAAAGCTATAACGAATTTGTTGAACAGCATGGCTGTTTTGGTGACGAATTCAGGAGCTTTTGA
- a CDS encoding DUF2960 domain-containing protein — MARHISYKYKGEWKKIPFSYDKYADSFEAVAAAEGIDLTAFRKMEQQVAMTAKGTGALKDYRKNAFVKMGFSEILLLRDDQEPFNL, encoded by the coding sequence ATGGCGCGACATATCAGTTATAAATACAAAGGTGAGTGGAAAAAGATCCCATTCAGCTACGACAAATACGCCGATAGCTTCGAAGCAGTCGCAGCAGCCGAAGGCATAGACTTAACTGCATTTCGTAAAATGGAGCAGCAAGTCGCCATGACCGCCAAAGGCACTGGGGCGCTCAAAGACTATCGCAAAAACGCCTTTGTAAAAATGGGCTTTAGCGAAATTCTGCTACTGCGGGATGATCAGGAACCTTTTAATCTCTGA
- a CDS encoding 1-acyl-sn-glycerol-3-phosphate acyltransferase codes for MPNQTDPFKDIRPYFDHEVPEAICRLLDDADFLHAILNYRLASWPKTIRYLFTPVLRWLLARKAKGLRTVSDVQNMVADFLQQSLQKSSAGVSVSGLEHLDPKQSYLFISNHRDIAMDPALLNWCLHQKGMDTVRIAIGDNLLKMQCATELMKLNKSFIVKRSIKAPREMLKALSHLSAYIKDSLETGHSIWIAQKEGRAKDGLDQTDEAILKMFFIEGKKRGLDFATYMQSLNIVPVCLSYEFDPLDQAKANELHQLASTGEYKKSEMEDIQSIVQGIVGQKGRVHVHFGEAIQGCCQEPAALAAEIDRQIWAGYRLYPVNYLAAEMDVELDPGEESLWYQTKMASLPEELRPYVQQMYAAPALKQQQTLAQQEQLATQHKELEDGATYQL; via the coding sequence GTGCCAAATCAAACGGATCCTTTCAAGGATATTCGCCCATATTTTGATCATGAAGTACCAGAAGCGATTTGTCGTTTATTGGACGATGCCGATTTTTTGCATGCCATTTTAAATTACCGCCTGGCCAGCTGGCCTAAAACTATCCGTTATCTGTTTACCCCTGTATTGCGCTGGTTATTGGCGCGTAAAGCCAAAGGCTTGCGCACTGTCTCTGATGTGCAGAATATGGTGGCCGATTTTTTACAACAAAGCCTGCAGAAAAGCTCGGCTGGTGTCAGTGTTAGTGGCCTTGAGCATTTAGATCCAAAACAATCCTATTTATTTATCTCGAACCATCGGGATATCGCTATGGATCCGGCACTGCTGAACTGGTGTCTGCATCAAAAGGGCATGGACACAGTACGTATCGCTATTGGCGATAATTTGCTGAAAATGCAATGCGCGACTGAGCTGATGAAGCTTAATAAAAGCTTTATTGTTAAACGCTCTATCAAAGCCCCACGCGAAATGCTCAAAGCCCTGAGCCATTTGTCAGCCTACATCAAAGATTCGCTTGAAACCGGCCATTCCATCTGGATAGCGCAAAAAGAAGGCCGTGCTAAAGATGGTTTGGATCAAACCGACGAAGCTATCTTAAAAATGTTTTTTATTGAAGGTAAAAAACGCGGTTTGGATTTTGCGACTTATATGCAGTCGTTAAATATTGTGCCTGTGTGTTTATCTTACGAATTTGACCCGCTAGACCAGGCCAAAGCCAATGAGCTACATCAGTTGGCTAGTACAGGCGAATACAAAAAGTCGGAGATGGAAGATATTCAAAGCATAGTGCAGGGCATAGTAGGCCAAAAAGGTCGGGTGCATGTGCATTTTGGTGAAGCTATTCAGGGGTGTTGTCAGGAACCTGCTGCTTTAGCCGCTGAAATAGACCGTCAAATCTGGGCTGGTTACCGTTTGTATCCGGTGAATTATTTAGCAGCAGAAATGGATGTTGAGCTGGACCCTGGCGAGGAAAGCCTGTGGTATCAAACCAAAATGGCATCTTTACCTGAAGAGCTGCGCCCTTATGTGCAGCAAATGTATGCAGCACCGGCGCTGAAACAACAGCAGACTTTAGCCCAGCAAGAACAGCTGGCTACACAACATAAGGAGCTGGAAGATGGCGCGACATATCAGTTATAA
- a CDS encoding cell division protein ZapC, whose translation MLSLCPDWCWQYCDEQDRLVLQLSNSHHIQTAFSAKELNVKPEQQSLCMEQAQLLMDFAEALEGLLPDSDLLTVAAQAVAALSFVKAPVQKSHLFNFSSIESRTDLMSIAKLEGLSRAKVLLVAKADPMVDCLLLEPMELLNGKQLSAGQLVRVQQNRLMPVQFAPLYALTA comes from the coding sequence ATGTTGTCTTTATGCCCTGACTGGTGCTGGCAGTATTGCGATGAGCAAGACCGTTTGGTGTTGCAGTTATCAAACAGCCACCATATTCAAACGGCCTTCAGTGCCAAAGAGCTGAACGTTAAACCAGAGCAGCAAAGCTTGTGTATGGAACAAGCACAGTTGTTGATGGATTTTGCTGAAGCTTTGGAAGGTTTGTTGCCTGACAGCGATCTACTGACAGTCGCAGCTCAAGCCGTTGCCGCTTTGAGTTTTGTGAAGGCTCCTGTGCAAAAAAGCCACCTGTTTAACTTCTCCAGTATAGAAAGCCGCACCGACTTAATGAGTATCGCCAAACTCGAAGGTTTAAGCCGCGCTAAAGTGTTGCTGGTAGCAAAAGCTGACCCTATGGTGGATTGCTTGCTACTGGAGCCTATGGAGCTGTTAAACGGCAAGCAATTATCGGCTGGTCAGTTGGTGCGGGTGCAACAAAACCGTCTGATGCCGGTGCAATTTGCGCCTCTTTACGCTTTGACTGCCTGA
- the pyrD gene encoding quinone-dependent dihydroorotate dehydrogenase codes for MFYSLARSLMFCTDAEFSHHLALGSLKHLKNTPASLLWRQDLPKKPVTVAGIHFDNPVGLAAGLDKNADCIDAFGQMGFGFIEVGTVTPRPQVGNDKPRLFRLPEANAIINRMGFNNKGVDYLVENVKKSSYKGVLGINIGKNKDTPNEQGKDDYIECMRKVYAHASYITVNISSPNTPGLRDLQFGDALFDLLQAVKNEQLDLQAQQDKYVPVFVKIAPDMDEVAVQQVAETLLRSKMDGVIATNTTLDKSAVQHLKYGNEMGGLSGLPVQQKSTEIIRQFRAALGPQMPIIGVGGIDSAKAAQEKMDAGANLVQVYSNFIYKGPSLIKEIVESLK; via the coding sequence ATGTTCTATTCACTGGCGCGTTCTTTAATGTTTTGTACAGATGCTGAGTTTTCACATCACCTGGCCCTTGGCAGCTTAAAGCATTTAAAAAATACCCCGGCATCCTTGCTGTGGCGTCAGGATTTACCGAAGAAACCTGTGACAGTAGCCGGTATTCATTTTGATAATCCTGTGGGTTTAGCTGCAGGTTTGGATAAAAATGCCGATTGCATCGACGCTTTTGGCCAGATGGGTTTTGGTTTTATTGAAGTAGGTACTGTGACACCACGACCTCAGGTGGGGAACGACAAACCACGTTTGTTCCGTTTACCTGAAGCGAACGCCATTATTAATCGCATGGGATTTAATAACAAAGGTGTGGATTATCTGGTTGAGAACGTAAAGAAATCGAGCTACAAAGGTGTGCTTGGCATTAATATCGGCAAAAACAAAGACACACCCAACGAGCAGGGTAAAGACGACTACATCGAATGTATGCGTAAGGTCTATGCTCATGCCAGCTACATTACAGTGAATATTTCTTCCCCTAATACACCTGGTTTGCGGGATCTGCAGTTTGGTGATGCGTTATTTGATTTGCTGCAGGCAGTGAAAAATGAGCAGTTGGATCTGCAAGCACAACAAGATAAGTACGTGCCGGTTTTTGTAAAAATTGCTCCTGATATGGATGAAGTGGCAGTGCAGCAAGTAGCTGAGACTTTGCTTCGCAGCAAAATGGACGGTGTGATTGCCACTAACACGACCTTGGATAAAAGCGCGGTGCAACACCTGAAATATGGCAATGAAATGGGCGGTTTAAGTGGTTTGCCCGTGCAGCAAAAGAGCACGGAGATTATCCGTCAGTTCCGCGCAGCTTTAGGCCCACAGATGCCAATTATTGGGGTAGGTGGTATAGATTCAGCCAAAGCGGCTCAGGAAAAAATGGACGCTGGTGCTAATCTGGTTCAGGTGTATTCAAACTTTATTTATAAAGGCCCCAGCTTGATCAAAGAGATCGTGGAGAGCCTTAAATAA